The following are encoded together in the Deltaproteobacteria bacterium genome:
- a CDS encoding acetoacetate--CoA ligase has protein sequence MNQPLWEVNKEDFKKTDLYRLKVNLEKKFHLSFSNYTDLWQWSVANKKEFWSELWDFFKIVGTKGSLILENEHHFLESKWFPEAQLNFAENLLKPLLDPDHHKNLHEEVLVFWSEDKVKISLTKMELLNLVSRTAQALSAAGLVKGDRVCAMVPNHPLTIVCMLATTSLGGIWSSCSPDFGVQGVLDRFSQIAPKIFIACNYYFYGGKKIDCLEKAKEISKSLPTVTQTLVIDVLGDRAGQADLDDDKVTSISEKSRLINFAEFIKTFSPQKIFFTQVEFNHPLYILYSSGTTGIPKCIVHGHGGTLLQHLKEHRLHADIRPRDVVFYFTTCGWMMWNWLVSALASDAKILLYDGSPFFNEGKILFELAQTYACTHFGTSAKFIDACLKTNLNPKSLFKLDSLRVILSTGSPLSADGFDYVYQKISETAQLASISGGTDIISCFVLGSPWTDVYRGEISVPGLGMDIDVWDENKNSLFEKKGELVCKSTFPSKPIEFWNDPTKEKFRKAYFDKYDNIWCHGDFVERTTHQGHYGFIIHGRSDATLNPGGVRIGTAEIYRQVDLLEEVEESIVIGQDWQGDVRVVLFVKLRNHLLLDLALVEKIKKQIRNNTTPRHVPSKILQVTEIPRTKSGKIVELAVKQTVQGEVVKNTEALANPEALNQFKNRAELSV, from the coding sequence ATGAACCAACCACTCTGGGAAGTAAACAAAGAAGATTTTAAGAAAACAGATTTATATCGTTTGAAAGTAAATCTTGAAAAAAAATTTCATCTTTCGTTTTCTAATTATACCGACTTGTGGCAATGGTCTGTCGCAAATAAAAAAGAATTTTGGTCAGAGCTTTGGGATTTTTTTAAAATTGTTGGCACCAAGGGTTCGCTGATTCTAGAAAATGAACATCATTTTCTAGAATCAAAGTGGTTTCCAGAAGCTCAATTAAATTTTGCTGAAAACCTCTTAAAACCTTTGCTCGATCCTGATCACCATAAAAATTTGCATGAAGAGGTTTTAGTTTTTTGGAGCGAAGACAAAGTAAAAATCTCATTGACTAAAATGGAACTTCTGAATCTTGTATCTAGGACGGCACAAGCCTTATCCGCAGCAGGTCTTGTTAAGGGAGATCGCGTTTGCGCCATGGTTCCCAATCATCCACTGACCATTGTTTGCATGCTGGCAACCACGTCTTTGGGGGGAATCTGGTCAAGCTGCTCACCTGATTTTGGCGTTCAAGGTGTGTTAGATAGATTTTCTCAAATTGCACCTAAGATTTTTATAGCTTGCAACTATTACTTCTACGGAGGCAAAAAAATAGATTGCCTTGAGAAAGCAAAGGAAATTAGCAAGTCCTTGCCAACGGTAACACAAACCCTTGTTATAGATGTTCTAGGCGATCGCGCTGGTCAAGCTGATCTTGATGATGATAAGGTCACTTCCATTTCTGAAAAATCTAGATTGATTAATTTCGCAGAGTTTATCAAAACATTTTCACCTCAAAAAATTTTCTTCACTCAGGTGGAATTCAATCATCCTCTTTATATTCTTTATTCTTCTGGCACGACGGGAATTCCAAAGTGCATCGTCCATGGACATGGTGGAACTTTACTCCAACATCTCAAAGAACATCGTTTGCATGCAGATATTCGTCCTAGGGATGTAGTTTTTTATTTTACAACCTGCGGTTGGATGATGTGGAATTGGTTAGTTTCAGCCCTAGCCAGTGATGCTAAGATTCTGCTATATGATGGAAGCCCTTTCTTTAATGAAGGAAAAATATTGTTTGAGTTGGCTCAAACCTATGCCTGCACTCATTTTGGAACTTCAGCCAAGTTTATTGATGCGTGCCTGAAAACGAATTTAAATCCAAAAAGCTTATTTAAGCTGGATTCACTCCGTGTGATTTTATCTACGGGAAGCCCCTTAAGTGCTGATGGATTTGACTATGTTTATCAGAAAATCAGTGAAACAGCACAACTGGCTTCCATTTCCGGAGGGACAGATATTATCTCCTGTTTCGTCCTCGGCAGCCCATGGACAGATGTGTATCGCGGAGAGATTTCGGTTCCTGGCCTTGGTATGGATATTGATGTTTGGGACGAAAATAAAAATTCCCTCTTCGAGAAAAAAGGAGAGCTTGTTTGCAAATCCACTTTTCCTTCAAAGCCCATAGAGTTTTGGAATGATCCAACGAAAGAAAAATTTAGAAAAGCCTATTTTGATAAATATGACAACATCTGGTGCCACGGTGATTTTGTAGAACGAACAACCCATCAAGGACATTATGGATTTATCATCCACGGTCGTTCCGATGCCACTCTCAACCCTGGTGGGGTTCGCATTGGAACTGCCGAAATCTATCGCCAGGTTGACCTTTTAGAAGAAGTAGAAGAATCCATTGTGATTGGTCAAGACTGGCAAGGGGATGTGCGTGTTGTTTTATTCGTAAAATTAAGAAATCATCTTCTACTTGATTTAGCCCTCGTTGAAAAAATAAAAAAACAAATCCGAAACAACACCACTCCTAGGCATGTTCCAAGCAAGATACTACAAGTGACCGAAATCCCAAGAACGAAAAGTGGAAAAATCGTCGAACTCGCCGTTAAACAAACCGTGCAGGGGGAAGTTGTTAAAAATACCGAAGCCCTAGCCAATCCCGAGGCCTTGAACCAATTTAAAAATCGAGCAGAGCTATCAGTCTAA
- the menA gene encoding 1,4-dihydroxy-2-naphthoate octaprenyltransferase: MSTTAPNDFFSIVKSLGLAARPKTLTAAFVPCLAGTCYASSLSTAWSLRVFFYALFSAVFIQIGTNLVNDAIDFKKGADTENRIGPKRVTQAGIFSFTQVMLIASLFFFLALILGIPLVLIGGWPMVTVGIVSILFGYGYTAGPYPLAYKGLGDLFVILFFGFVAVQGIFYLHTQYINWGSWVLGLQIGLLATVLIALNNLRDVHGDTLANKKTLAVRFGIDFAKFEIRALCLLPFFLNLFWLVSHKPFVFIIPFLSLPLAIKITRNVSIHPPGPIYNKFLAQAAALHLLFGLCISIGFII, from the coding sequence ATGAGTACGACCGCACCGAATGATTTTTTCTCTATCGTCAAGAGCCTAGGATTGGCAGCTCGTCCAAAAACCCTCACCGCCGCCTTTGTTCCGTGTTTGGCTGGAACTTGCTATGCTTCCAGTTTATCAACGGCTTGGAGTTTAAGAGTTTTTTTCTACGCTTTATTTTCAGCGGTGTTTATTCAAATTGGAACCAATTTGGTTAATGATGCCATTGATTTCAAAAAAGGTGCGGATACTGAAAACCGAATTGGTCCCAAGAGAGTCACGCAAGCTGGTATTTTTTCATTTACTCAAGTCATGTTGATCGCCTCACTCTTTTTTTTTCTGGCCCTTATCTTAGGGATACCCTTGGTACTTATTGGTGGATGGCCGATGGTGACTGTCGGCATTGTATCTATTCTTTTTGGATACGGCTACACGGCTGGCCCCTACCCTTTGGCTTACAAAGGGCTTGGTGATTTATTTGTTATCTTATTTTTTGGATTTGTTGCGGTACAGGGAATTTTCTATTTACACACTCAATATATAAATTGGGGATCCTGGGTATTAGGACTCCAAATTGGATTGCTGGCCACGGTATTAATTGCCTTGAATAACCTGAGAGACGTTCACGGGGACACTCTTGCTAACAAAAAAACACTTGCGGTAAGGTTTGGAATTGATTTCGCCAAATTTGAAATTAGAGCCTTGTGCCTTCTTCCATTCTTTTTAAATCTGTTTTGGCTCGTCTCCCATAAGCCTTTCGTTTTTATAATCCCCTTTTTGTCACTCCCTTTGGCAATTAAAATAACGAGAAATGTATCGATTCACCCGCCTGGCCCTATTTACAACAAATTCCTGGCACAAGCCGCCGCTTTGCATTTGCTTTTTGGTCTTTGTATTTCTATTGGATTTATTATTTAA
- a CDS encoding NADH:flavin oxidoreductase: MNRFSEFRFKNGRITNNRVVVPAMASSTATEDGVVTLETEAHYHKLSQSGAGIIFVEYTYVHLSGRSEAHQLGIDNDSKVPGLKKISQILKNSGAIPGIQLTHAGGKSSSSLTGRPLMAPSAIPVPVKESQMETPREMTATEITFWKESFLQAAIRAVEAGFELIELHSAHGYGLNQWLSPITNHRSDLYGGTLENRLRLLSEIIIAIKNLFPRILLSVRIPGRDFLEMGIDSEEAIQVAMYLEKLGVDILNVSSGIGGWRRPSDRQGQGYLVPEAKVIQEMVSIPVIGVGGIESGDYVDELIESRSLSFAAIGRAILSNPKEWNIKNLRVGQ; encoded by the coding sequence ATGAATAGATTTTCAGAATTTAGATTTAAAAATGGACGTATCACAAATAATCGAGTAGTTGTGCCAGCGATGGCCTCCTCGACAGCCACAGAAGATGGAGTTGTCACCTTAGAAACCGAAGCTCATTACCATAAGTTGAGTCAATCGGGTGCAGGTATTATTTTCGTCGAATACACCTATGTTCACTTGTCAGGTCGAAGTGAGGCGCATCAGCTCGGAATAGATAATGATTCTAAAGTGCCAGGGCTAAAAAAAATTTCTCAGATTCTCAAAAATTCAGGCGCCATTCCTGGGATTCAGTTAACTCATGCAGGGGGCAAAAGCTCATCCTCGTTGACTGGTAGGCCTCTTATGGCCCCCAGTGCTATTCCCGTTCCTGTGAAAGAGAGCCAAATGGAAACACCTCGGGAGATGACTGCAACAGAAATAACCTTCTGGAAGGAGAGCTTTCTTCAAGCGGCAATACGGGCAGTGGAAGCAGGTTTCGAGCTGATAGAGCTTCATTCAGCACATGGTTATGGATTGAATCAATGGCTTTCACCTATCACCAATCATAGATCCGATTTGTATGGTGGGACCTTAGAGAATCGGTTGAGACTTCTTTCGGAAATCATCATCGCAATAAAAAATTTATTTCCAAGAATTTTACTTTCGGTAAGAATTCCCGGTCGCGATTTTCTTGAGATGGGAATAGATTCTGAAGAGGCAATTCAAGTAGCCATGTATCTAGAAAAATTAGGTGTAGATATTTTAAATGTATCCTCTGGGATAGGGGGATGGCGTCGCCCCTCAGATCGCCAAGGACAAGGTTATTTGGTTCCTGAAGCCAAGGTGATCCAAGAAATGGTAAGTATTCCTGTCATTGGTGTCGGAGGTATTGAATCTGGCGACTATGTGGACGAACTCATTGAGTCTAGGAGTCTCTCCTTCGCAGCGATTGGACGAGCCATCCTGTCTAATCCCAAAGAGTGGAATATTAAAAACTTGAGAGTGGGTCAGTAG
- the menB gene encoding 1,4-dihydroxy-2-naphthoyl-CoA synthase, with translation MELSSKEFTKKHQERKIKSGAEWLPLKKFSDIKLEKTTDGIAKITINRPEVRNAFRPQTVFELQEAFHLVREDSTVGVIILCGEGPMAFCSGGDQRVRGEAGYVGSDGIPRLNILDVQKQIRQMPKPVVAMIAGYAIGGGHVLHVVCDLSIAADNARFGQTGPKVGSFDGGLGSSYLARIVGQKKAREIWFLCRQYNAQQALDMGLVNHIVPVEDLEIETVKWCREMLEHSPLSLRCLKACLNADCDGQMGLLDLAGNATLLYYMSEEAQEGRNAYVEKRKPNFDKFPRLP, from the coding sequence ATGGAATTATCATCAAAAGAATTTACAAAAAAACATCAAGAAAGAAAAATTAAATCAGGTGCTGAATGGCTTCCATTAAAGAAATTTTCCGATATCAAGCTGGAAAAAACTACGGATGGTATTGCAAAAATCACCATCAATAGACCTGAAGTTAGAAATGCCTTTAGACCCCAGACGGTTTTTGAATTGCAGGAGGCCTTTCATCTTGTTAGGGAAGACTCTACTGTGGGGGTCATTATCTTGTGCGGTGAAGGACCTATGGCCTTTTGCTCTGGCGGAGATCAAAGAGTTCGTGGTGAAGCGGGATATGTTGGATCAGATGGCATACCTCGTTTGAATATACTAGATGTCCAAAAGCAAATTCGCCAAATGCCCAAACCCGTGGTGGCTATGATTGCTGGATATGCCATTGGTGGCGGACATGTGCTCCATGTTGTCTGTGATCTCTCTATTGCTGCGGATAATGCCCGTTTTGGTCAGACAGGTCCCAAGGTCGGTTCTTTTGATGGAGGCCTAGGTTCCAGTTATTTAGCCCGAATTGTGGGACAAAAAAAAGCTCGGGAGATTTGGTTTTTATGTCGGCAATATAATGCTCAGCAGGCTTTAGATATGGGCCTTGTGAACCATATAGTTCCCGTTGAAGATTTAGAAATTGAAACAGTCAAATGGTGTCGTGAAATGCTAGAACACTCTCCCCTTTCTCTTCGTTGCCTGAAAGCCTGTCTTAATGCCGATTGTGATGGTCAAATGGGTTTACTGGACCTAGCTGGAAATGCAACTTTACTTTATTACATGAGTGAAGAAGCTCAAGAAGGTCGCAATGCCTACGTTGAGAAACGAAAACCAAATTTTGATAAATTTCCAAGATTACCTTAA
- a CDS encoding RNA methyltransferase, producing the protein MNYKLNVVLVRTLYDRNIGFCSRAMSNMGAHQLILIQPQCELTYEAQQAAATGQEGLRSKKIYSSIEEFLSKEPDGLRISFSARDGRGRSSRDLKETLLWSQKNSPFLNKSIIELVPIYLFFGPEDAGLSAAEIQDSHFCCSLPTYGENASLNLSQAVLLSLFIFRETLGGDKTILNGQQKLRQNTQLPVHIDPGASLKEWLLALGVDLSSKKINAYTVLKRMLLQNTPSAKEYQMLETMIQQTLRKLKKLRDLELKETDKI; encoded by the coding sequence ATGAACTATAAACTTAACGTGGTACTAGTACGAACTCTTTATGATCGAAATATTGGATTTTGCAGCAGAGCTATGTCCAATATGGGGGCTCACCAATTGATTCTTATTCAGCCCCAATGTGAATTGACCTACGAGGCTCAACAGGCCGCAGCCACAGGGCAAGAGGGGTTAAGATCTAAAAAAATCTATTCATCCATAGAAGAGTTTTTATCGAAGGAACCAGATGGGTTGCGAATTTCTTTTTCCGCACGCGATGGACGTGGACGCTCTTCCCGTGATTTAAAAGAGACTCTTTTGTGGTCTCAGAAAAATTCGCCTTTCTTAAATAAATCAATTATCGAGTTAGTTCCGATTTATCTTTTTTTTGGGCCCGAAGATGCTGGATTGTCAGCTGCGGAAATTCAAGATTCTCATTTTTGCTGTTCACTTCCAACTTATGGTGAAAATGCAAGCCTGAATTTATCGCAAGCTGTTTTGCTAAGTCTTTTTATCTTTCGAGAAACTTTAGGTGGGGATAAAACTATTTTAAATGGTCAGCAAAAATTAAGACAGAATACTCAATTGCCAGTCCATATAGATCCAGGGGCTTCTTTAAAAGAATGGTTATTGGCTTTGGGTGTTGATTTATCTAGTAAAAAAATAAATGCCTATACGGTTTTAAAACGTATGTTGTTGCAAAACACTCCCTCGGCAAAAGAGTATCAAATGCTAGAAACCATGATCCAACAAACCCTACGTAAACTAAAAAAACTAAGAGATCTAGAGTTGAAAGAAACAGACAAAATTTGA
- the rfaD gene encoding ADP-glyceromanno-heptose 6-epimerase has product MPIDLKKLIPFIKDTQIVVTGANGFIGSVIVWQLNQLGFTQIVAVDSVELTERNLLQNLKYLKFYSKNDFLKYLKTPDPSRNISWIIHMGACSSTTETNWDFLLENNTHYSQTLAEWCCINKANYIYASSAATYGAGENGFDDHFDSEKLKPLNLYGESKVLFDRWMLNPSQSPHSKPNCFYGLKFFNVFGPMEYHKESMASVVYKSFHLIQKTGQIQLFKSHRSEYKDGEQLRDFVYVKDVSRWILELMLLKPENGIYNMGFGKARTWLDLARSVFSAMGREPKIEWIAIPENIKNQYQYFTEAKMSKLFAQKLSLPQWPLEKAVEDYVQNYLKEGDAFLKAN; this is encoded by the coding sequence ATGCCTATTGATTTAAAAAAATTGATTCCGTTTATTAAAGACACCCAGATTGTTGTTACCGGTGCCAATGGGTTTATTGGCAGTGTGATTGTTTGGCAGCTCAATCAATTAGGATTTACCCAGATTGTGGCAGTAGACAGTGTAGAGCTGACGGAAAGAAATCTACTGCAAAATCTAAAGTACTTAAAATTTTATTCAAAAAATGATTTTTTAAAATATTTAAAGACCCCAGACCCTTCACGAAATATTTCTTGGATTATTCATATGGGGGCTTGTTCGTCAACAACAGAAACCAATTGGGATTTTTTATTGGAAAATAACACTCATTATTCTCAAACTCTGGCAGAGTGGTGTTGTATTAATAAGGCGAATTATATATACGCTTCGAGCGCTGCCACCTATGGCGCTGGTGAAAATGGGTTTGATGATCATTTTGATTCGGAAAAACTCAAACCTTTGAACCTTTATGGGGAATCCAAGGTTTTATTTGATCGATGGATGTTGAACCCATCCCAAAGCCCTCATTCGAAACCGAATTGTTTTTATGGTTTAAAATTTTTCAATGTTTTTGGTCCGATGGAATATCATAAAGAATCTATGGCCAGCGTCGTTTACAAGTCTTTTCATTTGATTCAAAAGACAGGACAAATTCAATTATTTAAATCCCATCGATCTGAATACAAAGATGGAGAACAGTTACGGGATTTTGTGTACGTTAAAGATGTCTCTCGTTGGATATTGGAATTGATGTTATTAAAACCTGAAAATGGAATCTATAATATGGGCTTTGGTAAAGCACGTACCTGGCTTGATTTAGCAAGAAGTGTTTTTTCAGCCATGGGTAGGGAGCCAAAGATAGAATGGATTGCAATCCCCGAGAACATTAAAAATCAATACCAGTACTTTACCGAAGCTAAAATGAGTAAACTTTTTGCTCAAAAGTTGTCTCTGCCCCAGTGGCCTTTAGAAAAAGCAGTTGAGGATTATGTGCAAAATTATTTAAAGGAAGGAGATGCTTTTTTGAAAGCAAACTAA
- a CDS encoding nitroreductase family protein: MDFFEVINRRRSVRDFTAEVVPDLVIEKALEAAILAPNSSNTQTWNFYWIKSTEAKAKIVEACLSQSAARKANQLIVVTADPALWRRSQKPLIEWATSTNVRKSVKLYYEKLIPFIYRWGYFNSLVPIKYLLANTVGLFRPMARGPYSCRDSQEVAIKSAALAAENFVLAIAAQEFDTCMMEGFDEARVRCLLKLKCSERVVMVISIGRQDSKGIWGPRFRLPKEQVIKII, encoded by the coding sequence ATGGATTTTTTTGAAGTGATAAATCGACGACGAAGTGTTCGTGATTTTACAGCGGAAGTGGTACCAGATTTAGTGATTGAAAAAGCTTTGGAGGCGGCCATATTGGCCCCTAATTCTTCAAACACGCAGACTTGGAATTTTTATTGGATAAAGTCCACAGAAGCAAAAGCTAAAATTGTTGAGGCGTGTTTGTCTCAATCAGCAGCAAGAAAGGCAAATCAGTTAATCGTTGTGACCGCAGATCCTGCTCTCTGGAGACGTTCACAAAAACCTTTGATCGAGTGGGCAACTTCGACAAATGTAAGGAAGTCTGTCAAATTATATTATGAAAAATTAATACCATTCATTTATCGTTGGGGTTATTTTAATTCTTTGGTTCCAATTAAGTATTTGTTGGCAAATACAGTGGGGTTGTTTCGGCCCATGGCACGTGGGCCCTATTCGTGTCGAGATAGTCAGGAAGTTGCTATCAAAAGCGCAGCTCTAGCGGCAGAAAACTTTGTATTGGCCATTGCGGCTCAAGAATTTGATACTTGCATGATGGAAGGCTTTGATGAGGCTCGCGTGCGTTGTTTACTCAAACTAAAATGTTCTGAAAGAGTGGTCATGGTCATCAGTATTGGCCGTCAAGATTCCAAAGGAATTTGGGGTCCGAGATTTCGACTTCCTAAAGAGCAAGTCATAAAAATTATTTGA
- a CDS encoding alpha/beta hydrolase, protein MEFKALALVIHGLNNTSHSMEPIAKLLERMGVRSERLTLPGHFEKSALIDETKDSKNQKACLDKYKVTREEWQTSFSNKLMELEALAKKENKPLFIVGYSLGALVCFDYFLSVEDKPLINIAGFIFFAPALFIRPKVKFLKLITSVFKVKLPSLTPKAYRSHDGLSADYYQAFFESLSGMQKRLRNENFKNHWLFSTPGLIFIDSKDELVSYKKLRQFIDNFKIDSWKVHRINKSQKSYHHLIIDPSCLGETTLLEVQEQMAIFLDK, encoded by the coding sequence ATGGAATTTAAAGCTCTCGCTCTGGTGATTCATGGATTAAATAATACGAGCCATTCCATGGAGCCCATTGCGAAATTATTGGAAAGAATGGGAGTGAGGTCAGAGCGTTTAACCTTGCCGGGGCATTTTGAAAAATCAGCTTTAATTGATGAGACCAAGGACTCTAAGAATCAGAAGGCTTGCTTAGATAAATATAAAGTCACTCGTGAGGAGTGGCAAACAAGTTTCTCAAATAAATTAATGGAATTGGAGGCTCTTGCAAAAAAAGAAAATAAACCTCTCTTTATTGTGGGCTATTCTTTGGGAGCCCTGGTTTGTTTTGATTATTTTCTCTCCGTTGAAGACAAGCCTTTGATAAATATTGCTGGTTTTATTTTTTTTGCACCAGCTCTGTTTATTAGACCAAAAGTGAAATTCTTAAAATTGATAACGAGCGTATTTAAAGTTAAATTACCAAGTTTAACTCCCAAAGCTTACCGATCGCATGATGGCCTATCTGCCGATTATTATCAGGCCTTTTTTGAAAGTTTAAGTGGAATGCAAAAACGATTAAGAAATGAAAACTTTAAGAATCATTGGTTGTTCTCCACTCCAGGATTGATTTTTATCGATTCTAAGGACGAATTGGTTTCTTACAAAAAATTACGGCAGTTTATCGATAATTTTAAAATAGATTCATGGAAAGTGCATCGAATTAACAAAAGTCAAAAAAGTTATCACCACCTCATCATTGATCCATCTTGTTTAGGTGAAACCACTTTGCTTGAAGTCCAAGAACAAATGGCCATTTTCTTAGACAAATGA
- a CDS encoding aromatic amino acid hydroxylase, with protein sequence MESLPQHLKKYIVQQDDQNYSPMDQAVWRYILRQLKNFLKSNAYTGYIEGLEKLEITPDEIPLISNLSQKLERFGWRALPVSGFIPPAAFMELQSLSVLPIASDIRSLEHLLYTPAPDIVHEAAGHAPFLIHADFSNYLKKYAQVARKALISKEDLDLYEAIRLLSDIKENPTSSKEQITKAEENLVLKSKAISHISEAAELGRMNWWTAEYGLIGEIQNPKIYGAGLLSSVGESRWCLSSKVKKIPFTIDCLKYSYDITEPQPQLFVTPDFLTLEKVLEQMAEAMAFKTGGVESLEKALKSGVVNSFEVDSLVQIGGQLEKYCLDVSGNISFLKFKGPTQIAVEEKELMGHDKVYHNEGFSTPLGMIKGFEHCPSDFTDSDWVKVGLELGKKISLEFQSGFKVEGIYLGRIVLKQKTILLKFKEATATYNSEVVFQPEWGYYDMVLGQKITSVYSGPPDRLAYGEIEDFIAMRVQKPILTDTQKQIQELYSEIRYLRKFRPQKEILTEALKKHFKEIKNLSSEDWLLPLEIYELVSQESLDNEFSHDEFKCDEFKKEVLTYLKLQTQKLPQYKSSIEDGIALSTVQ encoded by the coding sequence ATGGAAAGTCTCCCTCAACATTTAAAAAAATATATTGTTCAGCAGGATGACCAAAATTACTCTCCCATGGATCAAGCTGTTTGGAGATATATTTTAAGGCAATTGAAAAACTTTTTGAAGAGTAACGCCTACACGGGATATATCGAGGGATTAGAAAAATTAGAAATCACTCCAGATGAGATTCCCTTAATCAGTAATCTGAGCCAAAAGCTGGAAAGATTTGGTTGGAGAGCGCTTCCTGTCAGTGGATTTATTCCACCGGCCGCGTTCATGGAACTTCAATCTTTAAGTGTGCTTCCCATTGCCAGTGATATAAGAAGTCTTGAGCATTTGTTGTACACTCCCGCTCCAGATATCGTCCACGAAGCCGCAGGACATGCCCCATTTCTAATTCATGCTGATTTTTCAAATTATCTAAAAAAATACGCTCAAGTGGCGAGAAAAGCTTTGATTAGCAAAGAAGATCTGGATTTATATGAAGCCATCAGATTGTTATCTGATATCAAGGAAAATCCCACATCCAGCAAAGAACAGATCACCAAAGCAGAAGAAAATTTAGTTCTTAAGTCAAAAGCGATTTCACATATTTCAGAAGCTGCAGAGTTAGGAAGAATGAATTGGTGGACAGCAGAATATGGATTAATTGGTGAAATCCAAAACCCTAAAATTTATGGAGCTGGGTTGCTTTCCAGTGTAGGCGAATCAAGGTGGTGTCTAAGCTCGAAAGTAAAAAAAATTCCATTCACTATAGATTGTTTGAAATACAGTTACGATATTACGGAACCTCAACCTCAATTATTTGTGACTCCTGATTTTTTAACGCTAGAAAAAGTATTAGAACAAATGGCCGAGGCTATGGCTTTTAAAACTGGAGGTGTCGAGTCCTTAGAAAAAGCCTTGAAATCAGGGGTAGTGAATTCTTTTGAGGTTGATTCTCTGGTACAAATTGGCGGGCAACTTGAAAAATATTGTTTAGACGTTTCTGGAAATATTTCTTTCTTAAAGTTTAAAGGGCCTACACAAATCGCTGTTGAGGAGAAGGAATTGATGGGTCATGATAAAGTTTATCACAATGAAGGCTTTAGCACTCCTCTTGGAATGATAAAAGGGTTTGAACATTGCCCAAGTGACTTCACAGACTCTGATTGGGTTAAAGTAGGACTTGAACTTGGTAAGAAGATTTCTTTGGAGTTTCAAAGTGGTTTTAAAGTTGAAGGGATCTATTTAGGAAGAATCGTTCTAAAACAAAAAACAATTTTATTAAAATTTAAAGAGGCGACGGCGACTTATAATTCCGAGGTCGTGTTTCAACCGGAATGGGGATATTACGACATGGTTCTGGGCCAGAAGATCACCAGTGTGTATTCGGGCCCGCCAGATCGCCTTGCCTATGGCGAAATTGAAGATTTTATTGCCATGAGAGTTCAAAAACCCATCCTAACAGATACTCAGAAACAAATTCAAGAATTGTACAGCGAAATTCGCTATCTTCGAAAATTTCGTCCTCAAAAGGAAATTCTAACCGAAGCCCTCAAAAAACATTTTAAAGAGATTAAAAATTTGTCTTCTGAGGATTGGTTATTGCCATTGGAAATCTACGAGTTAGTCTCACAGGAATCGTTAGATAATGAATTTAGCCATGATGAATTTAAGTGTGATGAATTTAAGAAGGAGGTTCTGACTTACTTAAAATTACAAACTCAGAAACTACCTCAATACAAATCTTCCATTGAAGATGGCATTGCCTTAAGCACGGTCCAATGA